DNA from Pichia kudriavzevii chromosome 5, complete sequence:
taCTGGGTACCACCAGGGGCAGTCACAGGGACCATCGTATGTACAACCACAGGTGCAGCCTTCTATAGTGCCACATTCGGCACATTCTTCAGAAGCGACTCAACAATCTGCGTATCATCATTCTTATCAATCCCAGCAATCACACTTGCAACCACAGCCTCAGATACACAGAGGGTCACACAGGTCTCATGAGGTCTTTCCTGTGAGTGACGAACAACCTTATTATCAGGAACAAAGGGGTTCCTATAGTGGTCCATACCAAAGCCATCCACACAATAGACGTTCTGATATTCATGAATATTACGATGAACCTGCACTGGAACCAGTGCAGCCGACACCGCAGCCGCCTATACCTGTTGCGCCTATGATACCACCTATTCAAAATGGTGGCAGAATTCCATCCGAATCGCATTCACGTCCGTTGCGTGCAAAGGATCAGGTGTTTACAATAGATTCTGATGAGGAAGACGATAAGGTACACAAGTCCAAATCCAAAGCTGAAGTGGACAAGATCCAATTActtgaagagaaaattcAACGGCTAGAACGTGTACTTGCATTACAAGAGTTAACCAGCAAGAAAAGTTCTAATAATATTAATCATGATGCTGCTGAGAGTAGCAACAacgacaacaacaacaacaacaacatgaaAGGCGATGAGGTGGGAAAAGAGGCATTTGTTTCTTCCAGTCAATatgttgaaaatagcaAAGGAAGCAGTATAAATGGACTCGAGAAGCTGAGTGGCCCACCGTTGCCCCCTCCTCCGCCACCGGAGAAAAGGTCATTATCAAGTAGTCCAAAGGCCAATCTGTTTACAACTGAGAATAGCCGTGTCGACTCTCATTTTGATGCTTCAATGAGAATGAGTGCGAGCTCATTGATACCAACAGACAAATCAATCTCCGATCAATCTGTAGGGGACGAAGGAGATTTGGAAGCAGAATATAACAATGATGACGACAATGATGAACCGCCACCATCATATGAAGAGCTTGAAAAATCCGGTTCTTTGACCTATTCGCAGTCGATTTATCGGACCGGATTTGAGAAGGCAGGATACCAAATGGACCATGTAGCGACTCCATTAACACCGAAGGATAAAAGCAAGCCGAGGGATGAATCCGATGAAGTGGAtaaagttgatgatgaaacaatgaagttttcaacaagGTTGATGTCTAAGAGGAAGATTCCTAGTCAAATTACGGATGACATGTTTGAAAAGGCAGCACTGAGAATATCCAGCCAGAAAGATAGCAGTGATATTAACAATAAACACGAAGACAAAGTGCCTGCTCCAAGAGtgaaaacagagaaaacaaTTCAAACCCCCATCAAAATGACAATTCAGGAACCCACTCAAGAGCCGATATTAACAAAGACCGAGGAATCCGTGAGGTCCAAAGCTAGATCAGCGACTAAGCCGATTGAACCGTCCAACTTCATCAAGTATTCTACGCCATCATCATATGAGACTTTATCAAACGGCGTTATCCAGCCCATTCTACCATCTAAATGTAGCGATTCTGTGGAAACAAGTATAAGTGCGTttagaagaacaagagagaaagCTTTAGCAGATTATAAACAATTTACACCGTCTATTCAATTTAACTGGGCTATCTTACTACTTGAGACCCTAAGTAAATCGGAAGTCATCTCACAAATGACAATTGATGGTAAGATCAGGAAGAACCCTCTACCATttaagaaattgaagaaacaaaggTTAATGTTTTTATCAACAGCAATCAAGGtgttggagaaattgattcAGGTTGCACCAAATGATACAAGGGCAAGGTTGTATCTAGGAGATATCTATAGCGGAGGTATCCATCCCGGTTTAGTTGAAAGAGACGAAAGAATTGGATATGAATTATTTTTCGAATCTGCAATGCAGCAGAACGATCCTGTTGCCTGTTATCGTATAGCATGTTGTTTAGAAAGTGGGGTTGGATGCAAACAAGATATACCAAAAAGTATACTATTCTTTGAGAAAGGTGCAACACTAGGTGATCCATCCAGTATGTGTCAGCTGGGTATGATGCACTTTGCCGGGGTCAATGGATGTATTCAAGATGTCTCATTGAGTATCTCCTATCATAAACAAGCCTATGAAACATTAAGATCCAAGAGTGTGATGGGTAGCGACCCACTTATATCAACGAGGTCGTTTCAAGATGCTAGAGGGGCGTTGTATACGTTAGCCAAATTGCACCAAACTGATTCTAAGATATTATGTTTAAGTGATAGATCGGATCCAAAAACACTCAAAACGATCCAAGAGCTAAAGGATTGTAACGCATGGTGTAACAAGGGTAAAGCATTGAAGTATTATTTGGAGGCAGCAAAATTAGGGCATAATGAGAGTCAAGCGTGTCTTGGGTACTATTATTCGCAGGGTTTTTTCCCCACAcattctttcaaatcaGACAAGGAATCAAATGAAGGTATAATGGATCCTATTGACGCAAGGAAGTCCATCTATTGGTTCAGTAAGGCGGCCGCTGACGGACACACCTATGCAGCATTGGGATTAGCAAGGTGGTACGGAGCGGGAGCCGTTGATAGCGATGGAAGAGTCATCTTAAAGAGGGACGAACAACAGGCGTTTCTTTGGGGAAGGAAGGCTGCCGATGGAGGGGAATTGGTGGAGGCCGAGTTTATGATTGGCGTTTGTTTTGAACAAGGGTATGGTGTTGAGAAGAACCTCGTTATGGCTGCCAATTACTACGAGCGCAGTGCCATGAAGGGATACAAGAAGGCCATTGCCAAATTAAAGGCACTCAGATGACGTACAGGGTTATAAAGTTGTTCAGAGGAGCATCTAAAGTAGCTTACCTTTTTGAGCCAAAAGAATGTATAAGTGATTTTGTAAATGCTTCAATAAATGAATcaagaaataaatgaatAGATAAATATGTAGTTAGATATTTAAGTTATCAATAAATAGctaaataaatataaaataatCGTAAGATTGAATAAGGTGTAAGTTTATTGGTGTTATCCTCTCTTTACTTATATGTAAAGGGTGAAATGGAAAACGTGTCCATATGTACTATATATAAGATAGAGCATAATGTATTAGAGCCAATTCAGCGCAGCTTTGtctaatgttttttttttccagttttGTTCAGTGTTTTTATTCGgtttttttgtttagaATTTGTCTCTTTCAAGCTAAAAAAGGAGGTTGTTGTGTTTCACCTCTATGGGTTAGCCTTGACAAAGTCGACACCCTTTTGgatgttcttcttcaaggTTTCCTTAGCAGTAGCAaccatttcttcttcagcagTAGATAAGACGCCCAATGGGTGGACTTCTTGGACACCTTCTGGACCAAGGGTGACTCTGGAGGAGAAGAATTCGACACCTTCGGACTTGAACAATGGAGAGTCAATAAAGGTTGGTTCGACAATGTCAACTTCACCAGCCAAACCCTTCAAGACGGAGGAGGCCATTCTTGCACCGGCTTGGGCCATGGACAAGGTAGCGGAACCTGCACCGTCCTTGGCCTTGACAACCTCATCACCACCGAATTGGATTCTGTGGACCAATGCTTCATAGGTTTCCTTTGGCAAGTCCTTGTGTTTGGTTTGGGAGATTAAAGGAACAATGGTGACACCAGAGTGGCCACCAACAACAGTGACGGTTTCGGTGGTTGGGTCGGTGTTGACGACTTCACTCAAGAATCTCGAGGATCTCAAAACGTCCAAAGTGGTGACACCAAACAACTTCTTTGGGTTGTAGACGccctttgatttcaaaaccTCAGCAACAATTGGGACAGTTGAGTTGACAGGGTTTGAAATGATCAACAAGACGGCGTTTGGACAGTGGTCTGCAGCAGCCTTTGCCAAGTCTCTGACAATCGATGCATTGGTGTTGAAGAGATCGTCTCTAGTCATACCTGGTTTTCTTGGAACACCAGCTGGAATAAGAACAACATCGGAGCCGGTCAAGGCGTCCTTCAAACCATTGTTTTCTGGACCATAGCCCTTGACAACGGAGTTGGTTGGAATGTGGGACAAGTCAGTGGCAACACCAGCACCCAATCTCAAGTCGTACAAGGATAAGTTGGTGACCTTGTggttcaacttcatcaaaagAGATAGTGGTTGGCCAATACCACCTGCAGCACCTAAAACGGTGACCTTGTAAGCGGAAGCAGCAGAGGAGGAGAATTGTCTAGCAGAGATTCTGGAGAACATTGTTATCAGCTTGATTAAAGACTAATTACTTAAAGAGAGGAAATAGTCAGATCAAAAAGGTGGAAACCAACATTTCAACagttcattttcagtaatTACTTGTCTGTTAAACGTCATTATGGCCAATCTCCCTCTTTTATAGATGCTCGCCAATGGGTTCTCCCATGTCGAGAACTAGAGATTCATGACCAACGCGGGAATGCGCTATATTCCACTAAatttcccccccccccccccttgATATTAAGGGCGAGAGAGATTTGGCAACAGAGAGGGACCACGAAGGGGGAGGCGTCCAACAGAGATTGAGCGAAAATGGGTTGCCCGAAGTCGTGTCCGAGTTATTTATTACTTGTACATTGTACCACCATAAGGTATAACAGATACTGGTTTTGTTATCAGCACTTTAGACACAACCATTAGACACAACCATTAGACACAACCATTAGACACAGCCATTAGACACAGCCATTAGAGGTTATAGTGTTACGATAGTCCCTAcatttattgttattattattgttattactgTTGTTACCAATATTATTTAGAGAGGAGCACACTGTATGGAAAGAAATCGTGAGTGTTTTTAAGAGAGATGAACACGAGTATCCACTATAGAGAGCCGTGTGCCACCACACGGCTCCTCAATGAACGTGTGGCGACAGTGGCTGCGTTGGCAGGGGTCGACGATGTGTGTGTCCATTTGAGCAGTGCCTGCCGTCCACAAGACGAAGATACAGTGAGCACCAACAGTACTGCTGCTACTGCTACTGCTACTGCTACTGCTGCTGCTACTGCTGCTGCTAGCAGTGACGGTTATTGGAACAATGAAGGTGAAGTAGACGACACGTTAAAGACGCTGTTAGAGGAGAAGGCTCAAATCATGGGGCAAATCAAGACATTACATTGTAATAGGGCGAAACGTGTCAGGGAGAGAGTTTTGCAAATTGTGCAAACATTTGATTCGAGCGTGTCCAAAGAGGCAATTATGGGTGTGCGGAGCGACGCGACGCTTGGTGGAGTGGGAGGAGATGGGATTGAAGATGttggagaagttgaagagattgTCGGGAGAGTCAGAGACGATGTAGTGGATGTTGTTGGACATTGGGAGGAAGGAGGTGAGGTCAGTGAGGATGGGGTGCGGAAGTTTGGGTTGTTTGTGGAGTTGCAGATGCAGATACAGTTGTTGATAAGTTTGGAGGAGGAGTTGacaaaagagagagaggaggtagaaggagaaggagaagtAGAAGGAGCAGAATACCCACAGGGAATTGGAAATACACCCAAATTGGAAGGCCCGGGGGGCACGTTTTGGGCAATTGATGCAATTCTGACACATTTCTCCAAACAGTTTGTGTTTCATTTCCAGGGAGAGGGAGAGACCAATAGGCTCGACAAGCCCGAATTTGCCCTAAATTATGTTTTACTATACCTTCGAAACAAGCTGTCATTGGCCAAGTCAGTATTTGCCCACTCATTTGCAACAGTAGTGGCACACTATGGGGGGATCCATGGAAGTTTCTCCACGTGGTTTATTAAATCAATTCTACGTTTGTTGACCAACAAGTTTGGTTTGGAAGTCAACAACCTTGTTTTGCATAGTAACCATCATTTGTTATCCCATCTAGTAttggaattgaagaagtttgATTGGGCTCTAAAGAACGAATTCAACTATATTCCGCATGCGGGAGAAGAATGGAATGGGTTAACCAATGATTTGATACTATGTCATACCAAAGTTTGGAATGTCTGGCTACAAAGTGAAAAGGATTTTGTTAATGGACGGTTTGAcgaaatcatcaatatggACGATGCTTGGCAATTGGATtatgatattgttgaaaatggataCACCAAACCAACAAAGAGTTCAATCAATTTGGTCAATTTACTTAAAAGTATAACTTTTAATTACCAATCTCTACCATTGAAATTTCAATTGAAATTTCTAAGCGAGGTTCAACTCAAATTACTTAATTTCTATTTCGACACTCTCAAGAAAGGATATTATGCTTTGAAACATATCAAGACAGTCCAAGTTGATGGGGTTTCTACATTGGAACGCATCTGCCGAGTATGGTGTTCCTCCAACTACATTATAGAAACATTGGATAAATGGGGGGACGAGttgattttcattgaattgTGGCAGTCTTTAAACAATAGAGAggatgatttcaaaagtaCTTTTTTCGATTCAGTCATTAATGGATACAGGTTGGAAATCGTTAATAAAATCCCAAAACTAATCACTAATTACTTTGACGTGCAGTTCAACAGAATCATGAAGGACTATTTCCAAGAAAATGCAGATTGGATCAACGTCATGGGTAATAGCTTGTCAGTGTCGACGTCAGTGTCATCTGCCCTTGATTTCATAGTGGCAACATTGGCCAAAGATTTGCAGTTCCTTCAAAGGACGGTGTCCACACAGACATACGAGGCCTGGAAACTCCTTGTATCGGAGAGACTCGCCAACTACATTGAGAGAAATATCATTATGGCAAACACCTTCTCCATAGACGGCGCACTCAAGTTGCAGTCCCATGTCGAACAAATATACCACTCTCTAAATCTTCCTCGCTGCTACCTCTCACATGGGAAATTGATGGCGTCCATCGAAGTCCTCAAAGGCAACCACCCCTCGTATCCTTTGAACGAAATGACCGTCTCCATGCTTGTCAACAGACGTGGTTGACTTGTATTGTACCGTACACACAGCTCCTCTTAAAAACAATGTCAATTCCGTATCCCGTGTCTGTATagataattttttttgctttttttttatgtaCACGCGGAAATCTAGAGAATGGGGAAATCGCCCTCTGTTGTGTGGAGGTGAAAAATGGTGAAGGAGATACAAGAAGAGACGCTGGACGAAGATCTGTGGAACCATAACATAAACATAGGAAGaaacattttgtttttttctctttctttcccCTCCTCCTATAGTTGTTTGTTCATTCTCTTCTCCTTTACAGAAAGTTTCCTTCATAGGGCCATTGTATACCTTTCTTCTGTAATGACTGTGAGTATGCCTCCAACAAACGTGAATATGAACACCGTCCCACTTTCTCCTGCTGAAAGCGCAAATGGCCATTTGGAGTGTAAGGCTATGGCCACAGCCACAGTCGGGGATGTCAGTGGAAGCGGGCGTGGAAATGAAGACATAAGTGGAGATGGAAGTATAAGTGGAGATGGAAATATACATGGAGTTGGAAGTATAAGTGGGAATGGAAGTATACATGGAGTTGAAAATACAAGTGGAGATGGAAATATAAGTGGAAATGGAAGTATAAGTGGAAATGGAAGTATACATGGAGTTGAAAATACAAGTGCAAACCCTGCCACAACTCCAGCGgtaaagaaaaggaaagtAACAAACGAATTGGCACAACTTCTAACGTCTGCTGAATGGTATACACAGACGTTCCGTGGATCTCGAGTACGTGAGTCCAGCTTGAAATTTCAGAAGCAAAAGGACTTGAAGATCCAGGAAATGATCAGAGGAGATAAGGAGGTAACGATGACTACCCATACATTGGAAACACCGGAGGAGATAGCCGAAAAGGAACGTATACGTAAAGAACGGGCGGAAAAGATGAAGGCCAAAgctgaagaaagaaagaaagagaaggagtTGAAACGTTTAAAGGCTCTCGAGAGAAAGAGGTTGATTGAACAGGGTGTCATAAAGCCCCATAGGGTGAAATCGAAATCAAAACAGGATGCCGTTGGCGAAATAAACCTGGATCCAAATGAACTGAAATCCTCTAAGAACTATTATGGTGGTGGACATCTGGCTGAATTATTAAAGGCTTCATCGTACTATACCAATCTGGGATCGCAGTTTGATGGCTCGAGAAGGAAAGTTAGACCAGTGGAAAGACTGAATGAGGATAAAGAATACTTGAATGAGCTTAACAGAAAGTCCAAGGGAAAACGGCTActgaaaaacaaagctGCAGACCACccaaagttgaagagattgaaGACCGTGGACAATACAACAATGAGGAGACACACCAAAAAAGTGGCTAACATAAAAGCAGAGGAAggggaaaaagaagaagtagaCAAACTAGAGAAGGAGacaaaagaagaggaagagacACGAGACGAAGTGACACAGCGAGAACCAGAACCTATCTGGTTCATAAACTTaaacgaaaacaaaaatgacATCGAAATCAACGATACACGGTCATTCTTTCAATCGTTTGTCTACGACAAACAAAATGATAGTCAGATCCCATCCGATATTGTTTCTGCTGCAGACCTGGTGAAGCGTAGGATAAAGACGTATAGAACTGATCATGAAGTTTATAAATTACAAAGAGTTCAGCTACACTTCCCCTTTTCCGAATACAAGGAAGACTACATTCTAGCATTACCGAAGGATGAACTTCAATTCAACCCATTTGACGAAATTGGCAAAAATATGGAAATTTTAAGTACACAGTTTTTCCCGCCCGATGAGAGCGTCAAAGTTGTGAATTTACAGGATCCCGAAAATTGTATTGTTGGAAAATACATTAAAGCCTTCGATGATAATGACTTGgatttattattgaaatgTATTGATGAGTTCAATAATttaattgatgaattgagGAATAATGGGAAGATCCTCGACCATGTAATCAACAAGAAggctttttcaatttgcGTCATCTACGAATTATTAAACCAGTGTTATTTGAGGAGAGTTCTACCTGATTCGAAGAAATTGAGTAATTACAAGGCCTTTTCCAATGAGGTTTATGGTGAATTAATGCCAGCTTTTTTGTCATCTGTTTACAGGGCATGCAATTTGAATTCCAGGAGTTGCTTTATTGATTTAGGATCTGGTGTTGGTAATTGTGTTATCCAAGCGTCACTTGAGTTTGGATGTGAGAGCTACGGAGTTGAAATAGTGGAGCATGCATCGAGATTAGGTGATTTGCAATTGGCCGagttcaacaacagatGTCGAGTGTTGGGCTTGAATCCAGGAATAACTAAGCTATTCTCCCAACAATCGTTTATTGATAATCCGCCTGTGAAGGCAGTGGTGGATAGGTGTGATGTTATTCTTTGTAACAACTATCTATTTGATGCCAACTTGAACAAAAAGGTGATTGATTTATTCCAGGATTTGAAAGTTGGCTGTAAAATCATCAGTTTGAAACCAATAGTTCCAGCCGGCCATCGTTTGGATGGTAATAACATCAACTCCATTCTCAACAAGATGAAGACGTCCAAATTTATCTATGAGGAAAACTCTGTCTCGTGGACATCCAAGGGCGGCTTTTACTATATCACCGAGGTGATGGATACCATGGACGAGGCCTTGTTCCGGATCCGGGCAACTCGTAGCAGGAGAGAGGACTCTATTGACGAACGCACTCGTAGCAACACCCCATTGAATGCGTTTACAAACAACGTGTGAGGGCTGGATACAGGTATGTGCAGTACCACTTGATGATACACACgtacatacatacatacatacatacatatatacaCATACAAACACACATCATATATACACATACAAACACACATCATATATACATGTACAGTACTACATACAAGGACTTTCCCAAAGACAGAGATACACCAACAAATCATTACACCTGTACACtaattcaaatcaaaagtGCATGTTTTCCCTTTCAGAAAAGAGACTAAAAAAAACCGTTGGGAAATTCTGTGCCGCGGCAAGCGGAAAATCTCTAGGAGGGtataatgaagaaagaCTTTTTCTCTACCGAATAGAGACTATTATTTTGGGACTAGTTCGTTTAGAGTGTTGagtgaaatttttttttctttttttttttgtaccTCCTTTTCCAGTAAAGtagtgtttctttttttcctttgtgGAGAACACTTTACATTCAACCACAGGCCAAGGAATATGCATGAGAACAAAGAACTACAGGCTCTTGCCAACGAGCTTAGATCGGCTCTTCACCAGTATCCAAACTTCCCCACCGAAGGTGTCTTGTTTGAAGACTTTCTACCATTATTTAGATCTCCACATCTATTTAACAAACTTATAGTAGCTTTCAAGCTTTACATTGAGGAGAACTTTGACCAGACCATCGACTACATTGTTGGTTTGGAATCGAGAggttttttgtttggtcCTACCCTAGCGTTAGCGCTCGATGCAGGTTTCATTCCAATTAGAAAGGCAGGTAAGTTGCCTGGTGATGTGTACAAAGTCGGTTACACAAAAGAATACGGTGAGGATTTCTTTGAGATCCAACAGGAGGCCATTCCGGAAGGGGCAAACGTCTTGATTGTCGACGACATCTTGGCGACAGGCGGTTCTGCGCATGCCGGTGGTGAGCTGGTGCAAAAATGTAAGGGTAATATTTTAGGATTCTGCTTCGTCATGGAGTTGGATTTCTTGAATGGTAGAGATAGGCTACAAGCTCCAACGTTCACCTTGTTACAGGGACAGCCAGAGTCTCTCAAAGAGAGCTCAGTTTAAAAGTGCAGGGAAGGAGTTGTATCCCCTCCCATTCCTGTCCCATATTGTTTAAATATCTGAGTACAAGTGTATTTTAGTTtataaaatgaaaacaaaaaaattaagaaaAGCTCCATCTTATACATCAAAGAACTGATAACATACTTTCAAATAAGCAAATGCATATTCGATCCtctcatttcttcttgaaaacGACATTTTTACCTCTTTCAacaatcttctttttctttagttttGGAACATTTAGCTCTTCAAGCATGCCTGTACCATATGGGTTGAATGAAGGCTTGTTTTGCTCTTGCTTTCTGTTCCGTTTCTCACGTCTACTCAAGCCTTCGTCGCCCATGTTCATAATGCTCTTGTTGAAGTCAATACTGAGATCAACCTCTTCATTcatctttctctttcttggATTGTGGCTTTGGGACTGCTTCTTACGCAATGTGATGATTTCGTCACGTTCATTGATCTCCTGTTGTTTAGACTCTTGCTCTGGTTCCATTTCTTTGCgttcaaattcttcaacatcttccTGATCGATTTCGTATGTTACATCACTCTTGCCCATTTCTTCAGtgaaaaactcaacaaCTTTGCTGATTCGATCATTGATAtctctgtttttgattggCTCTGCCTTTCCATTTTTGCCGTATTTGATGGAGAATAAACCATCTTCACTCGACTCCTCAATAGTTGAAATGTTAGTTTTTAGATCACTGTGTGCTACCTGTGGATTTGTTCTATTGTAGAATTCTATAAAATGTCCAAACTGCTGACCTAATTTATTAACATCTTTGACATTCTCATATGCATCTTCACTGATATATTTGTTgacttctttttcaatctgATTGGCCAGTTCATTCTTGTCATCATCAATCTTCTGCATCAATTCGTTAAGATCCACTCCTTCTAGTTCAATGACAGCGTTCTTAATAACCTCAGTCAATTCTTTAACTATCTTTCTTACGTAAAAGGAACCACCAAATTTTGACGTTTTATTTATAACTGCCATGACTGAACTAATATTGACGTTTTCAGGATGTCCAATTTGAAATGCATtaatcaatgaaatcaacataAAGTCACTCATTATGAATCTGGAGCTTTCGTCCAATTTTCTGGCTTCCTGGTCTCTCCATTTGAATAAAATCTCTAATAAAGGTCGTCTCTCAAACGCTACGTTATTACTAAAGATCAAACTAGTCCATGGTAGATCTCTATCGTAGCCTAAGTTGAGATTTTTTTGGACCTCATCAGTTAATGGCACAGAATATGAGGTTGTAACCACTGCATTATTGCTGCTCATACTTAAATTCTTAGGTCTAAAAGTGGAGTATTCAAATCTTCTAATTGCAACCTTCCTAGATGCATAGAGTGTCTTTTGTAAGGCTTGTGGGATTTTCAGTAATTCGTCATGCATTTTATAGAAAACCTCAATAAGGAAATGAGTATCAGCCTTGGCATAATCCATCATCTCTGATGATAACGGCCTAATTCTCCAATCGGCCAACTGCCACTTCTTTGATGTACGGAATCTAACATATTCCTCCAACAGGAAAGCCAAGGAATATTTGCCTAATGATAACTGCTTTGCTGCGTGGAAAGTATCAAACAACGAAACCAAATATAACCCCAAGTCACGTTGCAACCATATAACGTCCATAAAGGCACCATGTAAGACTTTTACAATGTTTGGGTTTGTGAAGGCTTCATTAAGCATCGGTAAATGAGGACGCAATTGAGGAGATAAGGGGTCTATAAGGTaatctttctttgaatcaGTGGTGATTTGCATCAACGAAGTTAAACCATGGTACGTTCTGTAATCGTGATGCTCCAAATCAATTGCAAACACTTTGcatttgttcaattcaatcaataattttgacaattgtTCTGGAGAATCAATCCACTCTGCCGCTGGAGAACCTTCCCAGGGGATGGATTCGTATCTTTCATCCAGCGGAACAGGCTCCAATATCCACGACGGATACTCTGCATTCATTATCTCATAAGAATAAGGGTTTTCATAATGCTCCGGAATTTCATCAGTGGCTTCCACCAACTGTAAAGATTCATCCAATGGTTTCATTGCATTTggcttgaatttgattaAAGGCTTGAATGGTGTCTTTTCGAAATTGTCTATAGGGTCCAGAAATTTCGCCTGTGGTTTGTCCATATTTGGGTTAGACCTGGCCGGCAAAGAGTGTCCTGAATTTGGGTTATTCATGTCATTTTTGTCCAAATACGTATAACCGTCATCATTAATGTCCAATTGTGCACTCACTCGTGAAGGCCTTGTATTCTTTCTTGCCCTGTAATGGTTGTCCAAATTGAGCTCCACCCTCTCCAAGAGAGTGTCTAAGACATTCGATAGTACCTTTGTATTCTCAGCATCGGAATCAACCTTGAATCTCTCACCTTCATTTGGAGTGGCATTGATTGTAGACGCCGATATCACCATCTCGTTCATAATTCCAACCAAGTTCGCATCGATCTCTTCCGCCTCGTCACTTATCCGTGGCTCTAAACTCTTGTAAAACTTTATATCTTTTGCATTAACTGCAGATGAAAATCTAATGAGGTTCTTCAACAATGGTGCATACTGTTCAAGCAAAACGTCTGCCTTTGATCTAACGGGTTCCGACATTGTGTTTTCTATTTAGGC
Protein-coding regions in this window:
- a CDS encoding uncharacterized protein (PKUD0E04330; similar to Saccharomyces cerevisiae YDL203C (ACK1); ancestral locus Anc_8.452); its protein translation is MKKSQIRANLLNENSVFPQQSNVETPPGNSSYTQNCVYSQQDHPSGRQHYNQPQPMRYVNHPLAQNSFQEAYYQPNQPIQAHRKQRQSSRQHQQPPPHHQVQPQPQQPPLQAQPPQHIYNTGYHQGQSQGPSYVQPQVQPSIVPHSAHSSEATQQSAYHHSYQSQQSHLQPQPQIHRGSHRSHEVFPVSDEQPYYQEQRGSYSGPYQSHPHNRRSDIHEYYDEPALEPVQPTPQPPIPVAPMIPPIQNGGRIPSESHSRPLRAKDQVFTIDSDEEDDKVHKSKSKAEVDKIQLLEEKIQRLERVLALQELTSKKSSNNINHDAAESSNNDNNNNNNMKGDEVGKEAFVSSSQYVENSKGSSINGLEKLSGPPLPPPPPPEKRSLSSSPKANLFTTENSRVDSHFDASMRMSASSLIPTDKSISDQSVGDEGDLEAEYNNDDDNDEPPPSYEELEKSGSLTYSQSIYRTGFEKAGYQMDHVATPLTPKDKSKPRDESDEVDKVDDETMKFSTRLMSKRKIPSQITDDMFEKAALRISSQKDSSDINNKHEDKVPAPRVKTEKTIQTPIKMTIQEPTQEPILTKTEESVRSKARSATKPIEPSNFIKYSTPSSYETLSNGVIQPILPSKCSDSVETSISAFRRTREKALADYKQFTPSIQFNWAILLLETLSKSEVISQMTIDGKIRKNPLPFKKLKKQRLMFLSTAIKVLEKLIQVAPNDTRARLYLGDIYSGGIHPGLVERDERIGYELFFESAMQQNDPVACYRIACCLESGVGCKQDIPKSILFFEKGATLGDPSSMCQLGMMHFAGVNGCIQDVSLSISYHKQAYETLRSKSVMGSDPLISTRSFQDARGALYTLAKLHQTDSKILCLSDRSDPKTLKTIQELKDCNAWCNKGKALKYYLEAAKLGHNESQACLGYYYSQGFFPTHSFKSDKESNEGIMDPIDARKSIYWFSKAAADGHTYAALGLARWYGAGAVDSDGRVILKRDEQQAFLWGRKAADGGELVEAEFMIGVCFEQGYGVEKNLVMAANYYERSAMKGYKKAIAKLKALR
- a CDS encoding uncharacterized protein (PKUD0E04340; similar to Saccharomyces cerevisiae YKL085W (MDH1); ancestral locus Anc_2.641), yielding MFSRISARQFSSSAASAYKVTVLGAAGGIGQPLSLLMKLNHKVTNLSLYDLRLGAGVATDLSHIPTNSVVKGYGPENNGLKDALTGSDVVLIPAGVPRKPGMTRDDLFNTNASIVRDLAKAAADHCPNAVLLIISNPVNSTVPIVAEVLKSKGVYNPKKLFGVTTLDVLRSSRFLSEVVNTDPTTETVTVVGGHSGVTIVPLISQTKHKDLPKETYEALVHRIQFGGDEVVKAKDGAGSATLSMAQAGARMASSVLKGLAGEVDIVEPTFIDSPLFKSEGVEFFSSRVTLGPEGVQEVHPLGVLSTAEEEMVATAKETLKKNIQKGVDFVKANP
- a CDS encoding uncharacterized protein (PKUD0E04350; Pfam Domains: RINT1_TIP1(1.7e-18)) encodes the protein MNTSIHYREPCATTRLLNERVATVAALAGVDDVCVHLSSACRPQDEDTVSTNSTAATATATATAAATAAASSDGYWNNEGEVDDTLKTLLEEKAQIMGQIKTLHCNRAKRVRERVLQIVQTFDSSVSKEAIMGVRSDATLGGVGGDGIEDVGEVEEIVGRVRDDVVDVVGHWEEGGEVSEDGVRKFGLFVELQMQIQLLISLEEELTKEREEVEGEGEVEGAEYPQGIGNTPKLEGPGGTFWAIDAILTHFSKQFVFHFQGEGETNRLDKPEFALNYVLLYLRNKLSLAKSVFAHSFATVVAHYGGIHGSFSTWFIKSILRLLTNKFGLEVNNLVLHSNHHLLSHLVLELKKFDWALKNEFNYIPHAGEEWNGLTNDLILCHTKVWNVWLQSEKDFVNGRFDEIINMDDAWQLDYDIVENGYTKPTKSSINLVNLLKSITFNYQSLPLKFQLKFLSEVQLKLLNFYFDTLKKGYYALKHIKTVQVDGVSTLERICRVWCSSNYIIETLDKWGDELIFIELWQSLNNREDDFKSTFFDSVINGYRLEIVNKIPKLITNYFDVQFNRIMKDYFQENADWINVMGNSLSVSTSVSSALDFIVATLAKDLQFLQRTVSTQTYEAWKLLVSERLANYIERNIIMANTFSIDGALKLQSHVEQIYHSLNLPRCYLSHGKLMASIEVLKGNHPSYPLNEMTVSMLVNRRG